From a region of the Zingiber officinale cultivar Zhangliang chromosome 4B, Zo_v1.1, whole genome shotgun sequence genome:
- the LOC121975530 gene encoding zinc finger protein HD1-like → MMAGFGSVPKYEGGGMARACDACRTAPSAVYCRADAAFLCGGCDARVHGANRVASRHERVWVCEACEVAPAALACRADAAALCVACDAEVHSANPLARRHQRVPILPIPLPATAGTTFLYPTEELHRHNSEEDEAESWLLINTENCDNRGAFFSSDQIDEYLDLVGYNNNACNEIHNQEEQQLHQQQSEGVVPSSLCLETQQFQKQEMEYEVSNSTAGFSYTANSSSHTVSFTSMDASIAPCTRITDIPNAHRFVNSKGQIKLLPCPPLPRMGSQFPMDREAKVLKYREKRRTRKFEKTIRYELRKTYAEMRPRIKGRFAKQSDAELEMEQMFSTPVPSSDGSYGIVPSF, encoded by the exons CGGACGGCGCCGAGCGCGGTGTACTGCCGGGCGGACGCGGCGTTCCTGTGCGGCGGGTGCGACGCGCGGGTGCACGGGGCGAACCGCGTGGCGTCGCGGCATGAGCGCGTGTGGGTGTGCGAGGCGTGCGAGGTCGCGCCGGCGGCACTCGCCTGCCGCGCCGACGCCGCGGCTCTCTGCGTCGCCTGCGACGCCGAGGTCCACTCCGCCAACCCGCTCGCCCGCCGCCACCAGCGCGTCCCCATCCTCCCCATCCCCCTCCCCGCCACCGCCGGAACCACTTTCCTCTATCCGACTGAGGAGCTACACCGCCACAACTCCGAGGAGGATGAGGCGGAGTCATGGCTACTGATCAATACCGAGAATTGCGACAACCGTGGAGCCTTCTTCAGTAGCGATCAGATAGATGAATACTTGGATCTCGTCGGCTACAACAACAACGCTTGTAACGAGATCCACAATCAAGAGGAACAACAACTCCATCAGCAACAGAGTGAAGGCGTAGTTCCTTCGTCTCTTTGCTTAGAGACGCAACAGTTTCAGAAGCAAGAGATGGAGTATGAGGTCTCGAATTCCACTGCTGGTTTCAGCTACACTGCCAATTCCTCCAGCCACACC GTGTCCTTCACATCCATGGATGCGAGTATTGCACCGTGCACCAGGATAACCGATATCCCAAACGCACACCGCTTTGTTAACTCAAAGGGACAGATCAAGCTGCTCCCATGCCCTCCCCTACCACGAATGGGATCTCAGTTTCCCATGGACAGGGAGGCCAAAGTGCTGAAATATAGAGAGAAGCGGAGGACTAGAAAATTCGAGAAGACCATAAGGTATGAGTTGAGGAAGACATATGCCGAGATGAGACCAAGAATCAAGGGACGTTTCGCCAAACAGTCAGATGCAGAACTTGAAATGGAACAGATGTTCTCTACTCCGGTGCCATCGTCAGATGGAAGCTATGGCATTGTGCCTTCTTTCTAG